A window of Flavobacterium flavigenum contains these coding sequences:
- a CDS encoding LptF/LptG family permease — MKILDKYLLKTFLITFTTVFVILFFIFILQTVWLFISELAGKDLDLILILKFLLFSMPRIIPLVLPLSVLLASIMTFGNLAENYEFAAMKSSGISLQRAMRVLIIFISLLSIVAFWFSNNVIPYAEYKFVNFRKNIAQAKPAMAIAEGQFNDVGFYNIKVNKKSGENGNILTGVTIHEKPSNMGENKTVIKAKNGELISSEKSSILQLVLNDGYYYQDVTPKKYEDRAKLPFVKGAFKKQIINIDLSELNKTDTENENINSTSSMLNVNELRYTLDSLNKSRDNEVVSFTENINQRVGLSKFATVSKVKDKKKSLPDNLLSLYDTKQKKAILDMASSNVTSTIYSIESTQKELKDKQRDINKHITALYEKFVIAFACFLMFFIGAPLGAIIRKGGLGLPIVFAVLIFITFHFINTFGKRLSQEGGMTPFMGAWMSSFILSPLAILLTYRATNDNGLVNFDAITTPVQQLFQKISERFFPAQNNK; from the coding sequence TTGAAAATTTTAGACAAATACTTACTAAAAACATTCCTGATTACATTTACTACGGTATTTGTAATCCTTTTTTTTATATTCATTCTTCAAACTGTCTGGCTTTTTATTTCTGAACTTGCCGGTAAGGATCTGGATTTAATATTAATTTTAAAATTCCTTCTTTTCTCCATGCCGAGAATTATTCCGCTTGTTTTGCCTTTATCGGTTTTATTAGCTTCGATAATGACTTTTGGAAATCTGGCAGAAAACTATGAATTTGCAGCGATGAAATCTTCGGGCATTTCTCTTCAGCGTGCGATGAGAGTACTAATTATTTTTATTTCCTTATTAAGTATAGTGGCTTTTTGGTTCTCTAATAATGTAATTCCGTATGCGGAATATAAGTTTGTCAATTTCCGAAAAAACATTGCTCAGGCTAAACCAGCCATGGCAATTGCAGAAGGTCAGTTTAATGATGTTGGTTTTTATAACATTAAAGTAAATAAAAAATCGGGGGAAAACGGGAATATTTTAACCGGCGTTACCATTCATGAGAAACCTTCGAATATGGGGGAAAACAAAACGGTTATAAAAGCTAAAAACGGAGAATTAATAAGCAGTGAAAAATCCAGTATATTACAATTAGTCCTTAACGATGGTTATTATTATCAGGATGTTACCCCAAAAAAGTATGAAGACCGGGCTAAATTGCCTTTTGTAAAAGGAGCTTTCAAAAAGCAGATTATCAATATTGACCTGTCTGAATTAAACAAAACCGATACTGAAAACGAAAACATCAACAGCACCAGCAGCATGCTGAATGTTAACGAATTGCGTTACACACTCGATTCTCTAAATAAAAGCAGAGACAATGAAGTTGTATCCTTTACCGAAAACATAAATCAACGGGTCGGACTATCCAAATTTGCTACAGTTTCAAAAGTAAAAGATAAAAAAAAGTCATTACCTGACAACCTCTTATCTCTTTACGACACTAAGCAAAAAAAGGCGATTTTAGACATGGCAAGCAGTAATGTCACAAGTACTATCTATTCTATTGAATCCACTCAAAAAGAATTAAAAGACAAGCAACGGGATATAAACAAACACATAACAGCCCTTTATGAGAAATTTGTTATTGCTTTTGCGTGCTTTTTAATGTTTTTTATAGGTGCACCTTTAGGGGCAATTATTAGAAAAGGAGGACTTGGTTTGCCAATCGTTTTTGCAGTCTTAATTTTTATCACATTCCATTTTATTAATACCTTTGGAAAAAGACTTTCGCAAGAAGGAGGCATGACACCGTTTATGGGAGCATGGATGTCTTCTTTTATATTATCCCCTTTAGCTATTTTATTGACTTATCGTGCCACAAATGATAATGGCTTAGTCAACTTTGATGCGATTACGACACCTGTCCAACAACTATTTCAGAAAATTTCCGAGCGTTTTTTCCCCGCTCAAAACAACAAATAA
- a CDS encoding IS630 transposase-related protein, giving the protein MGHKEQEVYAIREGKQSHYDQRLILKVVKEVEAGLPRKEANRIYGLGKSCLYNWMRK; this is encoded by the coding sequence ATGGGACACAAAGAACAGGAAGTTTATGCTATCCGTGAGGGTAAGCAAAGTCATTATGACCAAAGGTTGATTTTAAAAGTGGTCAAGGAAGTTGAAGCGGGTCTTCCCCGCAAGGAAGCTAACCGTATTTACGGATTAGGTAAAAGTTGCCTTTATAATTGGATGCGTAAATAA
- a CDS encoding peroxiredoxin — protein sequence MSLVGKKFPSIAVDAISEMGDNLKINIFEEAVNNNKKVLLFWYPKDFTFVCPTELHAFQAALPEFEKKNTIVIGASCDTNEVHFAWLNTPKNNGGIEGVTYPILADTNRNLANILGILDIESTSYSEDTDSVIIEGSNVTYRATYLIDETGKIFHESVNDMPLGRNVNEYLRMVDAYTHIQTKGEVCPANWEAGKEAMTADRNSTAEYLSAN from the coding sequence ATGTCTTTAGTAGGAAAAAAATTCCCAAGTATTGCAGTAGATGCTATCTCAGAAATGGGTGATAACTTAAAAATCAACATTTTTGAAGAAGCAGTAAACAACAACAAAAAAGTACTATTGTTCTGGTATCCAAAAGATTTCACTTTTGTATGTCCAACAGAATTACACGCCTTTCAAGCTGCTTTACCAGAATTCGAGAAAAAAAATACTATCGTAATAGGAGCTTCTTGCGATACTAACGAAGTACACTTCGCGTGGTTGAACACTCCAAAAAACAATGGTGGAATCGAAGGTGTAACTTACCCTATCTTGGCAGATACAAACCGTAACTTAGCTAATATTTTAGGTATTTTAGATATCGAATCTACAAGCTACAGCGAAGACACAGATTCAGTTATCATCGAAGGTTCAAACGTAACTTACAGAGCTACTTACCTAATTGACGAAACTGGAAAAATTTTCCACGAAAGTGTTAACGACATGCCACTAGGACGTAACGTAAATGAATACTTAAGAATGGTTGACGCTTACACACACATCCAGACTAAAGGTGAAGTTTGTCCTGCAAACTGGGAAGCTGGTAAAGAGGCTATGACTGCTGACAGAAACAGTACTGCTGAGTACTTAAGCGCAAACTAA
- a CDS encoding DUF4280 domain-containing protein, with protein sequence MSEVHLVCQGAICKCQFGTAPDTLKVKTQKKHYINDWEAKSKLTATNKDIGQTFEKNTFGSCSKTNNSPCSPAITKWEGFYDKVTLSNSGKPLLEDSKATCAVAGSACIEIINNGQICEVTKQNIKNSDPEVIKVINPAMSLSIDEVGELQIPNL encoded by the coding sequence ATGAGTGAAGTACATTTAGTTTGTCAAGGAGCAATTTGCAAGTGCCAATTTGGTACCGCACCAGATACTTTGAAAGTCAAAACACAAAAAAAACATTATATAAATGATTGGGAAGCAAAATCAAAATTAACAGCAACCAATAAAGATATAGGACAAACTTTTGAAAAAAACACTTTTGGAAGTTGTTCGAAAACCAACAACAGTCCTTGTTCTCCAGCAATTACTAAATGGGAAGGTTTTTATGATAAAGTTACTTTGAGCAATAGTGGCAAGCCTTTATTAGAAGATAGTAAAGCAACTTGTGCTGTAGCAGGAAGTGCATGTATTGAAATCATAAATAATGGACAAATATGTGAAGTTACCAAGCAAAACATTAAAAATTCTGATCCTGAAGTTATTAAGGTAATTAATCCGGCAATGAGTTTAAGTATTGATGAAGTTGGAGAACTGCAAATACCAAATCTGTAA
- a CDS encoding DNA translocase FtsK: MAKTKKETLDKKSESKNETKRSWKLSKQQKIVFGCLLVLFSIALLVAFVSFYINGQWQTDQSAVSHLDDRTEVVQNWLGKFGAYLADLIVYKGFGIASFVFVRLFFLTGMFLALELSINKLKNTWFWDLFAIIIVSILFGFFTTSAPELGGTIGFELNLFLQDYIGKTGTLLTLLFGLIVYLIFKIKVSPEKIQSYFDSTKNELKSELKAVKTVQQEPESAYNLEEFAIEEEDPELDNIHLKTVDSQFEINKEALKPTISHASEIDLNPVLKPVEMNIKPAIETPVHHNEEFVIEKAEEEDIIEENLASRLVADFGLFDPTLDLSNYKFPTIDLLKEYSTGGITINQEELEENKNRIVDTLRNYKIEIAQIKATVGPSVTLYEIVPEAGIRISKIKSLEDDIALSLSALGIRIIAPIPGKGTIGIEVPNKTPTMVSMKSVIGSAKFQEAEMELPIALGKTISNETFVVDLAKMPHLLMAGATGQGKSVGLNAVLTSLLYKKHPAEVKFVLVDPKKVELTLFNKIERHYLAKLPDTEDAIITDNAKVVNTLNSLCTEMDNRYSLLKDAMVRNIKEYNEKFKSRKLNPEAGHRFLPYIVLVVDEFADLIMTAGKEVEIPIARLAQLARAIGIHLIIATQRPSVNVITGLIKANFPARIAFRVTSKIDSRTILDTQGADQLIGRGDLLYSNGNDVIRVQCAFIDTPEVEKITDFIGSQKAYATAYLLPEFVGEETGINLDMDISERDTLFREAAEIIVNAQQGSASLLQRKLKLGYNRAGRLIDQLEAAGIVGPFEGSKARNVNILDLSALDQFFNNEQN; encoded by the coding sequence ATGGCAAAAACAAAAAAAGAAACTTTAGATAAAAAAAGCGAATCAAAAAACGAAACTAAAAGATCCTGGAAGTTATCCAAACAACAAAAAATTGTTTTTGGATGTCTTTTGGTATTATTTTCCATTGCATTACTAGTTGCATTTGTTTCTTTTTACATCAATGGGCAATGGCAAACAGATCAAAGTGCTGTTAGTCATTTGGATGACCGTACTGAAGTGGTGCAAAACTGGCTTGGAAAATTCGGAGCTTATCTTGCCGATTTAATTGTATATAAAGGTTTCGGAATAGCTTCATTTGTTTTTGTACGGTTGTTTTTCCTTACCGGAATGTTTCTGGCATTAGAACTTTCGATCAATAAACTCAAGAACACCTGGTTTTGGGATTTATTTGCTATTATAATTGTTTCAATACTTTTTGGTTTTTTTACCACATCAGCTCCCGAATTAGGAGGAACAATTGGGTTTGAACTTAATTTATTCCTTCAGGACTATATAGGGAAAACAGGTACTTTACTCACACTGCTTTTCGGATTAATTGTTTATTTGATTTTCAAAATAAAAGTATCCCCTGAAAAAATTCAGTCTTATTTTGATTCTACTAAAAATGAATTAAAATCAGAATTAAAAGCTGTAAAAACCGTTCAGCAAGAACCTGAAAGTGCTTATAACCTAGAAGAATTTGCTATTGAGGAAGAAGATCCTGAATTGGACAATATTCACCTTAAAACTGTTGACTCTCAATTCGAAATCAACAAAGAAGCTTTAAAACCAACTATATCCCACGCATCAGAAATCGACTTAAATCCAGTTTTAAAGCCGGTTGAAATGAATATAAAGCCGGCAATAGAAACACCGGTTCATCATAACGAAGAGTTTGTTATTGAAAAAGCTGAAGAAGAGGATATTATCGAAGAAAATCTGGCGTCTCGTTTGGTTGCTGATTTCGGCTTATTTGACCCTACATTGGATTTGTCCAATTATAAATTCCCAACGATCGATTTATTGAAAGAATATTCGACTGGGGGAATTACCATTAACCAGGAAGAATTAGAAGAAAATAAAAATAGAATTGTAGATACACTTCGTAACTACAAAATTGAAATTGCACAGATAAAGGCAACTGTTGGACCATCTGTAACTTTATACGAAATTGTACCAGAAGCCGGAATCAGAATTTCTAAAATCAAGAGTCTGGAAGATGATATCGCTTTATCATTATCCGCTTTGGGGATCCGTATTATTGCACCAATACCCGGAAAAGGAACTATTGGTATTGAGGTTCCAAACAAAACCCCAACTATGGTCTCCATGAAAAGCGTTATCGGATCAGCTAAATTTCAGGAAGCCGAAATGGAACTTCCAATTGCGCTGGGTAAGACGATCTCAAATGAAACTTTTGTTGTCGATTTAGCTAAAATGCCACACCTTTTGATGGCAGGTGCTACAGGACAAGGAAAGTCAGTTGGATTAAATGCCGTTTTAACTTCGCTTTTATACAAAAAACATCCTGCTGAAGTAAAATTCGTTCTGGTCGATCCGAAAAAAGTTGAACTTACACTTTTCAATAAAATTGAAAGACATTATTTAGCCAAACTTCCGGATACAGAAGATGCCATTATTACAGACAATGCAAAAGTGGTCAACACGTTAAACTCGCTTTGTACCGAAATGGACAACCGTTATTCTTTATTAAAAGATGCAATGGTTCGTAACATTAAAGAATACAATGAAAAATTCAAGTCGAGAAAATTAAATCCGGAAGCTGGTCACCGATTCCTGCCTTATATTGTTTTGGTAGTAGATGAGTTCGCTGATTTAATTATGACTGCAGGTAAAGAGGTCGAAATTCCTATTGCGCGTCTGGCCCAGTTAGCACGTGCGATTGGTATTCACTTGATTATTGCGACGCAGAGACCCTCTGTAAACGTTATTACTGGTCTGATTAAAGCTAATTTTCCTGCCAGAATTGCTTTCAGGGTAACTTCAAAAATTGACTCCAGAACCATTCTCGACACACAAGGAGCTGATCAGTTAATTGGACGCGGCGATTTATTATACTCAAATGGAAATGACGTGATCCGTGTTCAGTGTGCTTTCATTGATACTCCTGAGGTCGAAAAAATAACCGATTTTATTGGCTCACAAAAAGCGTACGCCACAGCTTATTTGCTTCCTGAGTTTGTTGGAGAGGAAACTGGCATCAATCTTGATATGGATATTTCTGAAAGAGATACTTTATTTAGAGAAGCAGCGGAAATTATTGTCAATGCACAACAAGGTTCAGCTTCATTATTACAAAGAAAACTAAAATTAGGCTACAACAGGGCAGGCCGTTTAATCGATCAGCTGGAAGCAGCCGGAATTGTTGGCCCTTTTGAAGGCAGTAAAGCCCGTAATGTAAATATCCTAGATTTAAGTGCTCTTGATCAATTTTTTAATAATGAACAAAATTAA
- the ribB gene encoding 3,4-dihydroxy-2-butanone-4-phosphate synthase, whose translation MSTKIQLNTIEEAIEDIRQGKVIIVVDDEDRENEGDFLAAAEKTTPEMINFMATHGRGLICTPLTESRCKELDLRPMVTNNTDHMETAFTVSIDLKGNGVTTGISASDRAKTVLSLVDPNTKPHELARPGHIFPLVAKQGGVLRRTGHTEAAIDFARLAGFKSAGVICEILNEDGTMARLPQLVEVAKKFDLKLVSIEDLVAYRMQHDSLIVKKEDFDIETRFGTFRLRAYEQTTNKQIHIALTKGTWNLGESILTRIHSSQVNNDLLGTLTNNVDQQLDDMFKIINEDGKGAVVFINQDMTAVNLLNRISELKALQAEGTMKAPKVVIDTKDYGIGAQILHDLDISKIRLVSNTQQTKRVGMIGYGLEITEYVNY comes from the coding sequence ATGTCAACAAAAATACAATTAAATACCATTGAGGAAGCTATAGAGGATATTCGCCAGGGTAAAGTCATCATTGTTGTCGATGATGAAGATCGTGAAAACGAAGGTGATTTTTTGGCTGCAGCCGAAAAAACAACTCCGGAAATGATCAACTTTATGGCTACTCACGGACGTGGCTTAATTTGCACCCCTCTTACCGAAAGCCGTTGTAAAGAACTAGATTTACGACCAATGGTGACTAACAATACGGATCATATGGAAACTGCTTTTACAGTTTCAATTGATTTAAAAGGAAATGGTGTTACTACAGGAATTTCGGCATCAGACAGGGCAAAAACAGTTTTATCGTTAGTAGATCCCAATACGAAACCTCATGAATTAGCACGCCCAGGGCATATCTTCCCTTTAGTTGCCAAGCAAGGAGGCGTTCTAAGAAGAACAGGCCATACTGAAGCAGCTATAGATTTTGCAAGATTAGCCGGTTTTAAATCTGCTGGTGTTATTTGTGAAATCCTAAACGAAGACGGAACAATGGCACGTTTGCCACAGTTGGTTGAAGTGGCTAAAAAATTCGATTTAAAATTAGTTTCTATTGAAGATCTGGTCGCTTACAGAATGCAGCACGACAGCCTGATCGTTAAAAAAGAAGATTTTGATATAGAGACCCGTTTTGGAACCTTCAGACTGAGAGCTTACGAGCAGACGACCAATAAGCAAATACATATTGCTTTGACTAAAGGAACATGGAATTTAGGAGAATCCATCTTAACACGCATTCATTCCTCTCAGGTCAATAATGACTTGCTTGGTACTTTGACCAACAATGTCGATCAGCAATTAGACGATATGTTTAAGATCATCAATGAAGACGGAAAAGGGGCTGTTGTTTTTATCAATCAGGATATGACTGCTGTCAATCTTTTAAATCGTATTTCGGAATTAAAAGCTTTACAGGCAGAAGGCACCATGAAAGCGCCAAAAGTAGTTATTGACACAAAAGATTACGGAATAGGAGCCCAAATTCTGCACGATCTCGATATTTCAAAAATCAGATTAGTTTCTAATACCCAGCAAACCAAACGTGTTGGCATGATTGGTTACGGATTAGAAATTACAGAATATGTAAACTATTAA
- a CDS encoding acyl-CoA thioesterase: MGTLEERIIKSETRIFKAVFPSTTNHYDTLFGGTALHLMDEVAFICATRFSRKKVVTISTGQIDFKKAIPAGTLIELVAKVISVGRTSCKIHVDIFMEQMYSELRETVVSGTFSFVAVDENKKPTPILDDLE, translated from the coding sequence ATGGGAACTTTAGAAGAAAGAATTATAAAATCTGAAACCCGTATTTTTAAAGCTGTTTTTCCGAGTACGACCAACCATTATGATACCTTATTTGGAGGAACGGCACTTCATCTCATGGATGAAGTTGCTTTTATTTGCGCTACAAGATTCAGCAGAAAAAAAGTTGTAACCATTTCAACCGGTCAAATTGATTTTAAAAAAGCAATACCGGCCGGAACTTTAATCGAATTAGTTGCAAAAGTAATCAGTGTAGGAAGAACAAGCTGTAAAATTCATGTTGATATTTTCATGGAGCAGATGTATTCTGAACTTCGCGAGACTGTAGTTTCAGGAACTTTTTCGTTTGTTGCGGTTGATGAAAACAAAAAACCAACACCGATTTTAGACGATTTAGAATAA
- a CDS encoding diacylglycerol kinase: MEFQKDNTFVKGRLKSVTYAFKGALKLITTEHSVMVQFSLGILMTIGGFYFNISHEEWLFQIFAIGLVLSVEGLNTAIEKVADFIHPSYHEKIGFIKDIAAGAVFFAAMTAIAIGLIIYIPKFI, from the coding sequence ATGGAATTTCAAAAAGACAATACTTTTGTTAAAGGCCGACTTAAAAGCGTAACATACGCTTTTAAGGGCGCTTTAAAACTGATAACTACCGAGCATAGTGTCATGGTGCAGTTTTCACTTGGGATACTAATGACTATTGGCGGTTTTTATTTTAACATTTCCCACGAGGAATGGCTTTTTCAAATCTTTGCAATTGGTCTGGTACTTAGTGTAGAAGGACTGAACACAGCTATTGAAAAAGTTGCCGATTTTATTCACCCAAGTTATCATGAGAAAATCGGATTTATTAAAGATATTGCTGCCGGAGCAGTATTTTTTGCCGCAATGACAGCAATAGCAATAGGCTTGATTATTTATATACCAAAATTTATATAG
- a CDS encoding thioredoxin family protein, translating to MLIDLNEDTLADLVAKNEKVVVQYSASWCGNCRIMKPKFKKLATENEAITFVLVDAENAPESRKLANVSNLPTFATFVNGQLVGETQTNKQEVLIDLVNAIA from the coding sequence ATGTTAATCGACTTAAACGAAGATACGTTAGCAGATTTAGTTGCTAAAAACGAAAAAGTAGTAGTACAATATTCAGCTTCATGGTGTGGGAATTGCCGCATTATGAAACCAAAATTCAAAAAATTAGCTACAGAAAATGAAGCTATTACTTTTGTTTTGGTTGATGCAGAAAATGCTCCGGAATCAAGAAAACTAGCAAACGTAAGCAACCTGCCTACTTTCGCTACTTTCGTAAACGGACAATTAGTTGGCGAAACACAAACCAACAAACAAGAAGTTTTAATCGATCTTGTAAACGCAATTGCATAA
- the tpx gene encoding thiol peroxidase, with product MASITLGGNPVHTSGELPAVGSQLADFKLVQNDLSVASLSNFAGKKLVLNIFPSVDTGTCATSVRKFNESAGNLDNTTVLCISRDLPFAQKRFCGAEGLENVINLSDFQDGAFGKTNGLDIIDGPLKGLHSRAIIVVDENGKVVHTEQVAEIANEPNYEAALAAL from the coding sequence ATGGCTTCAATAACTTTAGGAGGAAATCCGGTTCATACATCAGGCGAATTGCCGGCAGTTGGTTCACAATTAGCTGATTTCAAATTAGTACAAAATGATTTATCAGTAGCTTCATTAAGCAACTTTGCTGGTAAAAAATTAGTTTTAAATATCTTCCCTAGTGTTGATACAGGAACTTGTGCTACTTCTGTTAGGAAATTCAACGAAAGTGCCGGAAATTTAGATAACACAACTGTTTTGTGTATTTCAAGGGATTTGCCTTTCGCTCAAAAACGTTTTTGTGGCGCTGAAGGTTTAGAAAATGTAATAAACTTATCCGATTTTCAGGATGGTGCTTTTGGAAAAACAAATGGTTTAGACATCATTGACGGGCCTTTAAAAGGTCTGCATTCAAGAGCTATCATTGTAGTGGACGAGAACGGAAAGGTCGTTCATACAGAACAAGTTGCTGAAATCGCAAACGAACCAAATTACGAAGCTGCTTTAGCAGCATTATAA
- a CDS encoding DUF6952 family protein, translated as MKLPVIKHLTQFIEENDQDYIIETIEVLEAMTEIPSLKDEELDVIGELISNMYGALEVQKLVAQGTDKKEALNTFMKRVLGSIDK; from the coding sequence ATGAAATTACCAGTAATAAAGCATTTAACACAATTCATCGAAGAAAACGATCAGGATTACATCATAGAAACAATCGAAGTTCTGGAAGCCATGACCGAAATTCCTTCTCTTAAAGACGAAGAATTAGACGTAATCGGTGAATTGATTTCAAACATGTACGGTGCCCTTGAAGTGCAGAAATTAGTAGCTCAGGGAACCGACAAAAAAGAAGCTTTAAATACATTCATGAAACGTGTTTTAGGATCGATCGATAAATAA
- a CDS encoding transposase, which translates to MKKYLFYVGIDVSKAKLDINILDSLTLKSEHFIIENNIESISIFIKKLDTKVDKKCTLFCCENTGVYTNHLSSVLVKINLDLWIVPAIEIKKSKGISRGKNDKTDAKDISYYSYRNIDKLKLYTFASLDIQKLKMLYTEREKMVKALMLIQATKESKEFTKKIVFKEVSQINQTLVKSIKISIHKIESKIKEVIKANDQLNKQSQLIRSIPGLGEQTSVYLIIATKGFTAFKTWRQFACYSGVAPFEHSSGSSVKGRTRVNHMADKKMKSLLQMCAMTTLKYDSQLKEYYNKKKVEGKNSMLVLNNIRCKLISRVFAVINRETPYINTYKFAS; encoded by the coding sequence ATGAAAAAGTATTTATTTTATGTAGGGATCGATGTATCGAAAGCAAAATTGGATATTAACATCCTTGATTCTTTAACTCTTAAATCAGAGCATTTTATCATAGAAAACAATATTGAAAGTATTTCGATTTTTATTAAAAAACTGGATACTAAAGTTGATAAAAAATGTACTCTTTTTTGTTGCGAGAATACTGGTGTTTACACTAATCATTTATCAAGTGTTTTAGTGAAAATTAATTTAGATTTATGGATTGTTCCTGCTATTGAAATAAAAAAATCAAAAGGAATTTCAAGAGGAAAAAATGATAAAACTGATGCTAAAGATATTTCTTACTACAGCTATAGAAACATCGATAAATTAAAACTTTACACCTTTGCGAGCCTAGATATTCAAAAACTAAAAATGCTTTATACTGAAAGAGAAAAAATGGTAAAGGCTTTAATGCTTATACAAGCGACAAAGGAAAGTAAGGAATTCACAAAAAAAATAGTTTTTAAGGAAGTATCACAAATTAACCAAACTCTTGTAAAATCTATTAAAATTTCAATACACAAAATTGAATCAAAAATTAAAGAAGTCATTAAAGCAAACGATCAATTAAATAAACAATCTCAACTTATCAGATCAATTCCTGGATTGGGAGAACAAACCAGTGTGTATTTGATTATTGCTACAAAAGGATTTACCGCTTTTAAAACTTGGAGACAATTTGCGTGTTATTCAGGTGTTGCGCCCTTTGAACATAGTTCAGGCTCCAGTGTAAAAGGAAGGACAAGAGTAAATCATATGGCAGATAAAAAAATGAAGTCATTATTGCAAATGTGCGCTATGACAACATTAAAATACGATTCTCAATTAAAGGAATATTACAATAAGAAAAAAGTGGAAGGTAAAAATTCAATGCTGGTATTAAACAACATTAGATGCAAACTTATAAGTAGAGTTTTCGCAGTTATTAACAGAGAAACTCCTTATATCAATACCTATAAATTTGCATCTTAA
- a CDS encoding LolA family protein, which translates to MSKKYLQVAILLLLSFTSVQAQDKKAKDLLNQVTAKIKSYNNISIDFKYSLNNTKENINQDSKGNVIMKGNQYVLNFMGVTKIFDGQKTYTIVPEDEEVTISKVNEKDDNTITPSKMLTFFNSGYKYTMDIVQNVKGRKIQYIKLVPTSGKDQRKEILLGIDAQTKHIYNLIETGKNGTKTTLTVNSFKTNQPLSKNQFTFVASKYPKYYINKLD; encoded by the coding sequence ATGAGTAAAAAGTATCTGCAAGTAGCAATTTTATTGCTTTTGAGTTTTACTTCTGTTCAGGCTCAGGATAAAAAAGCCAAGGATTTATTGAACCAGGTAACCGCCAAAATTAAAAGCTATAATAATATTTCTATTGATTTTAAATATTCCTTAAATAACACAAAAGAAAACATCAATCAGGACAGCAAAGGAAATGTGATTATGAAAGGAAATCAATACGTATTGAATTTCATGGGGGTTACTAAAATATTTGATGGTCAAAAGACATATACAATTGTACCTGAGGACGAAGAAGTTACTATCTCTAAAGTAAACGAAAAGGATGACAATACTATCACTCCTTCAAAAATGCTGACTTTTTTTAATTCCGGATACAAATATACTATGGATATTGTACAAAATGTCAAAGGAAGAAAAATCCAATATATCAAATTAGTACCAACCAGCGGAAAAGATCAAAGAAAGGAAATTCTTTTAGGTATTGATGCTCAGACAAAACACATTTATAATTTGATTGAGACCGGAAAAAACGGAACAAAAACAACTTTAACCGTTAATTCTTTTAAAACCAATCAGCCTTTATCAAAAAATCAATTTACCTTTGTAGCGAGTAAATATCCAAAGTACTACATCAATAAATTAGATTAA
- a CDS encoding PAAR-like protein gives MEDYIVVESATIQCKYGSVDSSFLNSEDHGFKIEDKNPILDSNVNICDFIFCSLHKKACEFETLEKKWLNNANSGTTEGKYITTKSVLICKQGGLISIVNAGQDCLIEQAGMLKIVDPE, from the coding sequence ATGGAAGATTATATAGTCGTAGAAAGTGCTACAATACAATGCAAATATGGAAGTGTAGATTCAAGTTTTCTAAATTCAGAAGATCATGGATTTAAGATTGAGGATAAAAATCCTATACTTGATAGCAATGTAAATATTTGCGATTTTATTTTCTGCAGTCTTCATAAAAAGGCATGTGAATTTGAGACATTAGAAAAAAAATGGCTAAATAACGCAAATAGTGGAACCACAGAAGGAAAATACATTACGACAAAATCAGTATTGATTTGCAAACAAGGTGGGCTTATATCAATTGTCAATGCCGGACAAGACTGTTTAATCGAACAGGCTGGAATGTTGAAAATTGTAGATCCTGAATAG